In Herpetosiphonaceae bacterium, the genomic window CAGTGAAGATCCGTTCTTCATCATCTACACCTCAGGCTCGACCGGAGCGCCCAAGGGCGTGGTCCACACCGTCGGCGGCTATCTGGTCGATGTCTTCACCGCGCTGAAATGGTCGCTCGATGTCCGCCCCGACGACGTGCTCTTCTGCACCTCCGACGCGGGCTGGATCGTCGGTCACAGCATCGTGCTCTACGGCCCGCTGATGCACGGCATGACCACCGTGATGTACGAGGGCGCGCCCACGTATCCCGATCCTGGCCGCTGGTGGCGGATCATCGAGAAGTACGGCGTGACGATCCTCTACACTGCCCCGACCGGCGTGCGCGGCCTGATGCGCTTCGGCACCGATTGGCCCGCCAAGGCCGATCTTTCCTCGCTGCGGCTGCTGGGCATCGCCGGAGAGCCGCTCAACCCCGAAGCATGGCGCTGGTTCTACGAGCAGATCGGTCGGCGGCGCTGCCCGGTCGTCGATGCGTGGTGGCAGACCGAAACCTCCAGGCCGATGATCTCGAACCTGCCGAACATGGCGATGAAGCCCGGCTCCTGCGGCGTGCCGCTGCCCGGCGTCGAGATCGCGGTGGTCGACGACGAGGGCCAGCCGGTTCCGCCCGACACCGAGGGACGGCTGATCATCAAGCGGCCCTGGCCGGGCATGCTGCGCACGATCTATAACGATCCCGATCGCTACGTGCAGCAGTACTGGAGCAACCTGCCGGGCGCGTACATCACCGGCGACGCGGCGCGAATCGACGTGGACGGCTACACCTGGATCATCGGACGCACCGACGACGTGATCAAAGTGTCGGGCTATCGTCTCGGAACCGCCGAGGTCGAGTCGGCGCTGGTGTCGCATCCCGCCGTCGCCGAGGCCGCCGTGATCGGCCTGCCGCACGAGGTCAAAGGCAACGCGATTCACGCCTACGTGATCTTGCGCCAGGGCTTCGACGATACCGGCGAGCTGCTGGTGAGCGAGCTCAAAGCGCATGTCGGCGTCACGATGGGGCCGATTGCCAGGCCCGAAGCGATCACGATCGTGCCCAAGCTGCCCAAGACGCGCTCCGGCAAAATTTTACGCCGGGTGCTCAAGGCCCGCGCGCTGGGACAGCCCGAAGGCGATCTGAGCACGATCGAGGATTAGGTGAGACAGTAACGACGCTGGCGGGTGTGGCATAGCCCAGGCCGTGCTGCGCCCCCGACCAGCCTCGGCCAGAAAGGAGCCTGCGATGCATGAAGCACACACGGAGCATCCACGGCCCGACCAGGATCAGCCGGGCACGCAGCCGATGAGTCCTGGCGATGAAGTTCCTCCCGACACGCCGGGCGCGGGTGAGAGCATCTGCCCCGACTGTGGCGGCAGCGGACAGCGTAACGATCA contains:
- the acs gene encoding acetate--CoA ligase yields the protein MTHIDRQQTHAAYGGADLVPPPSPELAAQAQIGDYPALYRRSLQDPDAFWREAAQQITWHAPFSQVLVTSQAPFYQWFVGGKTNLVTNALERHLTTRPGHTALIWEGENGESRAFTYAELSRQVNRFANVLKSLGVTRGDRVAIYMPRIPEQAIAMFATAKLGAVHTVVYGGLSTDALHARVADAAAKVVVTADGGHLNGKIVELKRITDEAVADVASVEAVICVTHAGNPVERQPRDRDWRALMDDPALDQPCPTEAMDSEDPFFIIYTSGSTGAPKGVVHTVGGYLVDVFTALKWSLDVRPDDVLFCTSDAGWIVGHSIVLYGPLMHGMTTVMYEGAPTYPDPGRWWRIIEKYGVTILYTAPTGVRGLMRFGTDWPAKADLSSLRLLGIAGEPLNPEAWRWFYEQIGRRRCPVVDAWWQTETSRPMISNLPNMAMKPGSCGVPLPGVEIAVVDDEGQPVPPDTEGRLIIKRPWPGMLRTIYNDPDRYVQQYWSNLPGAYITGDAARIDVDGYTWIIGRTDDVIKVSGYRLGTAEVESALVSHPAVAEAAVIGLPHEVKGNAIHAYVILRQGFDDTGELLVSELKAHVGVTMGPIARPEAITIVPKLPKTRSGKILRRVLKARALGQPEGDLSTIED